One window from the genome of Macaca fascicularis isolate 582-1 chromosome 7, T2T-MFA8v1.1 encodes:
- the LOC107129555 gene encoding large ribosomal subunit protein eL21 translates to MTNTKGKRRGTRYMFSRPFRKHGVVPLATYMRIYKKGDIVDIKGMGTVQKGMPHKCYHGKTGRVYNVTQHAVGIVVNKQVKGKILAKRINVRIEHIKHSKSRDSFLKRVKENDQKKKEAKEKGTWVQLKRQPAPPREAHFVRTNGKEPELLEPIPYEFMA, encoded by the coding sequence ATGACgaacacaaagggaaagaggagaggcaccCGATATATGTTCTCTaggccttttagaaaacatggagttGTTCCTTTGGCCACGTATATGCGAATCTATAAGAAAGGTGATATCGTAGACATCAAGGGAATGGGTACCGTTCAAAAAGGAATGCCCCACAAGTGTTACCATGGCAAAACTGGGAGAGTCTACAACGTTACCCAGCATGCTGTTGGCATTGTTGTAAACAAACAAGTTAagggcaagattcttgccaagagaattaatgtACGTATTGAGCACATTAAGCATTCTAAGAGCAGAGATAGCTTCCTGAAACGcgtgaaggaaaatgatcagaaaaagaaagaagccaaagagaaaggtacctgggttcaactgaagcgccagcctgctccacccagagaagcacactttgtgagaaccaatgggaaggagcctgagctgctggaacctattccctatgaattcatggcataa